Below is a genomic region from Gopherus flavomarginatus isolate rGopFla2 chromosome 9, rGopFla2.mat.asm, whole genome shotgun sequence.
CCCACAGGTGCATATGCTGGAAAAGTGTTGAATTCACACCTTGTGCCTTTTCATTGATATTCTAAAGTATTCTTTCAACTATTCCAATCTTTATCAGTTATGACATTTTCAAGACTTTATTTAAAACCATGTAGTCtaatgaaaagaaaatgtttctttcaGTAGATTTTCATTTTATGAACATTCTGATAAATCATCATACCAGTTATAGGTGGATACACAGAAAATCTTTGCAGCTCCATATTCCTCCAACACTTATTTAAATTTCAAATTAGCCCCCCATTGTGAAcgtaaaataaatataattttgtttataattttcttACCTGTCTCGACTTCTACgagaagggaaagcagcattacaACCCTCAACTGTGCAAATATGCATTTCTTTCAGATGTACATTTTTATAATGCATTTTTACACTGTAAGGGTTTTTAAATGTCTTCTTACAGATGTCACAATGAAAGCGGCTTTCTGCCTTCTGAATCCCTAGTGTATGTTGACTGATATGATCCATATCTTTAGAGTCTTCTAAACAAGGAATAGCAGCACCCCTGTTTGACAAAGCACTGAAAAGGCCCCCAGTTAGCAAGTGGTGGGGCAATTCAGTGCAATCATTATTAGGAATCCGGTGCTTTGACTGCTCTTTAATATAAAGAGAGGATGTAGTCACTGGTTTTATAACATCACTGTGGTGGTGTTCTGGATCTTCAGACACCATTTCATGAGAAGCTATTTTTAATGCTTGGTTTTCTTCTGGCGTAACCTCTCTCTTAGAGTGATCCAATTCATTCTCAGAGGTTTCCTTGATGTATTTGTTATTTGGCTCAATGACAGAATCAAAGTATTTTGGGCCCTCTACCCCAGAGAGAGATTTCCATGAATTACCTGAAATGGGGTGCTTTTCCACCCTGTCATTCATCTGCTTTTCAATCCTATGCTCACAGGTCTCCAGTTCTCCATCGCTTACCACCTGCAGAGGTGTATCATCTTCCAAGCTGGCAAGGTTGCTGTTTTCATTAGCTGTCTCAACAGCTTCTTTCTCTATTTTGATGGGCATGCTCGATTTACGGGATTTTTTCTTGGGCAGTGCATCAAATGGCAATCCTTTAGCAACCAGCTGCTCAGGTATTGATGAAGAAATGAGAGGTAGCGAAGGGAGTATGCCTGGGGTATTGGCaagctcagctggtgtaactggACTGCGATAAAAAGGAAGAACTGGCTGAACTGTCTTTAAGTTTGGAAAGAGAACACCGTTCTGTCCAATACTGGGAAAACTGGATTGCACCTTTGAATCTGTGCAATGGCTAACATAGCTGGTAATAGGTCTGCTATCTGGGGTTAAAATGGTAAAGTCCATCCTTTTAGTTTCTTCAGGTCCAGCGATAGTCAAACTGTTCCTCAGGTCTTTATCTCTGTTGTTTCTGTTCATTGGCATATGGAGTCTTGGGTTGGGGTTTGCGCTATGACGATTTCGACTTCGCAAAGAACTAAACACCATATTGCAGCCTTCAATTGTGCATTTGTGTTTGATCTTCAGATGAACAGCATTATAGTGGATCTTCAGAGTTCCTTTGTCATAAAATGTCTTTTCGCAGGCAGTGCAGAAAACTCGTCCTTTTCTAGGCCCAATGCCATTTTTTTCAatagatttcattttattttctggagATAACTCTGTCCTTTCAAGCTTTGTTATTGTATTATGTGAGCTAGAATCACTTAAAGGGGCATCATCTTCTGTTTTAGTAGTGGCATCTGGGCTGTTTATGCTCCTCTCGTTTTCAACTTGAAATGAAGTAGAACTGGAAATTAAGAAGCTGCTTTCAGAAAATGGTATCTGAACATCTTGTTTAGTTTCATTGCTGCGGTCTTGACCTTGCTCAAGCAAATGTCTTTCTGGTGGTGAACCTATCAAAGGTGGAGGCACTGgactgaaaaactgaaaaggCAGCATGAAAGCCATATTATTTACAATGTTCTCAAAGTGATGAATGTTGGCAGGGCTCATTTTGTCCACAGAAGAAGAAAGACTAGGACTTCTTTGATTGCAACTTTCTATAAATGCCCTAATATCCAAATTAGTTGTTGTTGTAGGTATTATAATTGACTGCCCTTCTTTCTCTTGAATTGCCATTAGCTCTACAATGGATTTAGTTTCTCCAAAGCGAAGGAACTGCTGCAAAGTAGCCAGTTCTTCTTCATTGGTCATTATGCTCCAGTGATCCAGCACCTTTCCTGAAGCATCCTAAAACAGAACATATTTTAAAAGAGTGATACATTCATTTAaacgcagcaaagaatcctgtagcaccttatagactaacagacgttttggagcatgagctttcgtgggtgaatacccacttcgtcagatgcatctgttagtctataaggtgccacaggattctttgctgcttttacagatccagactaacacggctacccctctgatacttgacattcatTTAAACATATTTCAGACTCCCCTTTCTCAGAAATCCTCTCCAGCAAGTCTGTAAAATTACTCAACTTACAGAAAGTTTGATGGCAATTTTGGGATATTGTCTTTTGAGTTTCAACACAGTGGTGATCTTAGTTCTTTCTGAACTAATAGTAATACTATCTAATAAgctattttgtaatttttttttctgaaaaattaaaacaCATATAATTTGAACAGTTAGCAAGTGTAAGTACAAAGAGCAGAGATGGAGCAATCAGACCAATATTTAGCTCCACATTTAAGTCAAGTATTCTTTCACTGCAAGTTTAATAATCTTTCAAGCAACTAAGATCAGAGAACAAATGAACCTGTATTGATCTATCGCCAGTGTTCACAGAGCATAGCTGTAATTACACTAGAGTGTTGGAGTTCTTTCAAACTCTAGCTATGCCTAACTTTTCCCAATAACtacaataaatattttatcaCAGAACATGTATTTGATGGCCTACTGAGATTTTTCACAGTGCATGTAAGAGTTTCTAAGATGATGAAGAACGTAACATCATAAATTTTTCATCTGATAGAGGTTCAAGGTAATTGATTCCATATTTTTAATCCTAACACTAAAAACAAGATTATCAAGACCATTAAACATTGATTTGTGTCATAATATAAGATCATAATGCTACTTTACATAAAAGGTAATTTCCAGCCAGTAGCATCTGTGTAAGCACgtagggccaaattcatctttggtgtagctccactgaagtcggtggagttacaccagagagGAATATAGGCCATGGGGTTTAAATGTTGACAGGTTAACTTGTAAATGTATTATCCtaccatataaaaataaaataaattgttaaGCAATACTTTGGGTCAATTCCTGAGGCCTTTACTCAGACAGACCGCTATTGACTTCCTTCCCCTTACGCTGGTGAATGTCAAAAGATATTTATCTGagtaaaaactaaataaaaactgAGTCAGGGCCACATAATTTGTACAAGTGTATAGTTGACTTTAAGTCATATCATGCCATCAACTTTTTAAGCAGAATTCCTCattgaattcaattaaaaatagatAGCTCAATGGGATCCACAGATACCAAGATTCAGCTGGAAGACATTTTAAATTATTACTTTGGTCAACTATTTTTTCTGTATTGACTAGGCTTTCACTACAATACCTGTAGCACATATCCACGTATATAATCCTGCAGTGTCCAATCCAGTGCATGgagaatctgtattacctcttctTGCTTCAGGACACTGAAAAGACGATCTAGCAGGATTTTAAGGCGGACAGGAATGGCTTGGGTTCCATACAGCATGAGGCTACTGATATCGAAGACCACATTGGATTGTACTATCTCTACCTGGCTTGTTGGATACAGGTTGGGGATCCTTAATTTGCTTAGggctgaaaataaaattaaaacaaagtagAAAAGACATGAGTATCAAGAGTTATACACAAATGTGTGTGATGTATATTAAAAAATCAAAGAGCTGAGATACTGTGGTGAGGAGGGCTATACAAGAACCTAGATAGATAGATTTAGAAAAGCAATATTACCATGTGCTACCCATCCATGTCGACACTGGTCACATTGTCGTTGGTTTATTTTTCCAGGTTTGAAACACAGACAACTACAGTTCACCAGAGTGCATCGGATAGCCTGGAAattaacaaaacaagtttattggtAACAAGCAACATCTGGAGCATGCACACTAAATTTATATATTCATACAGACTTTTTAATGAAGTATCAAAATACATTTTGATAATGCATATAGATCACATATGAATACACATATAGATTTAGCCAGGTGGACAGCccagttaccacctgagctgtgAAAGTCAACAGGGCTGCTGCTGTGAACTGGCATTACGGGTCACCCTCTAGAGCAGCAGAATATTATAAGCAGCAAAATATTCAGCAACACTTTCATAGGTGGTTTGGGACTGGTTGGTGAGCAGCAGTAGAACTTCTAGTGCTGTCCCTAGATGTGTGTCAAATAAATAACTTAAATGcaccattaaaataaatttgctGTAATCCATTAGAAAATTATGCTATGCTTACATGCAGCTTGCAATTCATTTTTCAGCAGAGTTTAAAAAGAGAAATGAGCACAGAGATAAAAGTTCCATTCCCTgacattttttttgaaaatacAGCTGGGCCAATCATGGATTTTTTGGttcaaaaaaatcatttagggtcaaatgaaacatttagctTAAACCAGtgcttcccaaacttgggacgccgcttgtgtagggaaagcccctgatgggccagaccagtttgttttcctgtcgcatctgcaggtttggctgatcgcagctcccactggcctcggtttgccgctccagcccaatgggagctgcgggaagtggcggtcagtacgtccctcagcccatgtcacttccagcagctcccattggcctggagcggcgaaccgcggccagtgggagctgctttcagccagacctgcagacgctgcaggtaaacaagctgGCTCAGCCCGGCCTggcagaggctttccctacacaagtggcatcccaagtttgggaaatactggTTTAGACCCTAGCTGTAAGAAGGAATTTTTGAGCCTGAGGCAAGGGCTGGTTccaggctctttggcggcaattcagtggtgggtccctgAGACCttgtcggagggaaggacctgctgctgaatggcCACCgctgcttcattcattcttcagcggcaatttggtggcaggtgaATTGCCGTCAAAGAATGAATGAAatggcggcggcaattcggtggcaggtccttccctccgatagggactcagggacccgacGCCGAAGAAGTAGCGGTGGTAGAGCGCCGCTGAAGCGCCGCCGATCGCGGTACAGCTGTGCCCCTCCGCTTTGcgcacctgaggtaagtgcctcaCCCTTGTTATGGCATTGGTTTGAgaccatttaaaatattttttattgttttatataattaaaggaaattttaaaattaacatttatttgaaaccaaattgaaatatttcatttttaaaatgccaaaaaaaaaagtttggggcTTTGGgctttttttattatattttaaccACAACAATTAAGTGAAACTTAAAGTGAATTCAAGAACAGTTTCAGTGTCACGGTAATTGCATCtttcgcaaaaaaaaaaaaaagtttcagctaaaacttTTCACCCAGTTCTAGGTGAAGGTTAATGACATTTAGTGCAATCTAGTGCATCGTATAAGCAACATATTTGATCAACAGAGCATCTTTAAGATCCAGGGATAAAGGTTATCCCTGGCAGGAATTGTTTAGCAGTATTCACGTGGCGGATGTACTCTCCCAGAGGCAAAAGAAGTCCGTTACCCCATTCTCAGTAGCAACACTGCAGTTCAGGATAAATACTACAAACCCTCATTAATAGAATGGCTTCACTTTGTTTATTCCATGTATTCAATACATTGGGCAGGCATGTTTAATATTAGataatataagaaaaaaactTGAAGAGTTATAGATGAAACACAAAGTGCACATAGATTAGCAACCTGTTCTATGGCTTAACGGGTGTACCACTTTGCTTTCACTGGGATCATCTATAATACAAATCCAAATTAGTATTCAGATACTCATATGCAACAGGCCAATGCAGCTGTGTTTCCTGGAATACATACTTCCCTCCTTACAGACCCATCTTGTGCAGGAAGCGAACAGACAACTTTGAGGTCCTGATTAAATCTCCACAGGGATTGCTACAGAGTACAGCATTTGTACGACCAAGTATTTCTTAGCTCTGTAATTCTCAGTACAGCACTTAGTGTCCTGAATATACTTTTTacataaatgaaatatttattaagGAGGAGTTAACGTGAAGGAATTCATGCATCAGAAAGTGCATTGGAATATAAAACACTTTATAGTCACAGGATCTAATCTAAAACATGGCTGAATTATACCTTGTACAGTAAATACAGGGTatacatattaaaacaaaaaatgttaatatgAAATAATGAAGAAGGAAAACAGTCATCCCAATGATGTGCACCAAAACAGGACATTAACAGCTGCAGCAAGACACACAGGGAACAGGAAGAGATTTAAGAAATTTCTGCAGCTCTTTTAAAGTatgttctgattttgtttttggGTGTGTCTTCTTTAACACCAAATCAGAAAACAAACAACCTTTTCCCTCCATCCCAGAAAAATGGAGATCTTATTTATAAAGAGTTATGGAAATGTCTTGTTCCCTTTATCTTACTCCAATTCTAGCCCTCCTGTATGTATGTAACGCTATCAGGCTGCATTTCCCATTGCAGTTCTCATAAAAGGCATCACCAAGGATTCCACAGCTGTCCAATTCATATTAATGcagattttgaaacattttcagaGTTTCATAGTTGAAAATGCTTCTTTTAGAATGGATTCTTCTGTACCCCTCTAAAGCAGTGGTAAAAATTCAAAGCAGTTTTCCTGCAACATATTGAACTTCAAATAAGTTTGGCATTCAGTAGCTGAACTTTTGAAACATTTCTCCTTTCTTCTTCCGCTCTTCAGGCGACCCACACCTGAGAAAATATACAAACTGAAAAGCAACCACTTTCACGGGGCCTTCTGCTTCACACACCATCTCCACCTCAAGCCCCAATCCTGTAAAGACACGAAAGTAAAGCTACTCATGTACTAAaccctttgcaggactggggtcttGGATGTAACTCATGATGGAGGAGCTATTTGTGGCCACCCTCCCAACCTCCATGGTCTCAACAGCCAGAAGCTACTCCCAACCAGCTATGCTGAGTATTATCTGCCATTCAGTAGGTCTCAGGGACTGTTCCAGTTTCTTCAAACTTCAGGTAAAATTGGACCTTGCTGTATTTATTAATATATGGTCATAAATGGCCATCAGACTGAGAGGATGGAGAGACCAAATACCTCAGTATGTCAGAGATGAAACAAGGCTCTTTGCCATGAGCATTTCTTCAGCCATTGAGCCTCACTGAGGGCAGGGGTGAACCCTACCTTAGAAGTTCACGTCCAGGGCGCTCCAGTGTGCAGTGCCTTTTGTCGCTAGATTTAGaattttaaatttcatctgctTGAGTAACTACAGTATTTATCCTGAAATCTGATGAATATTAGTGTGCATGCAAATGACTAGGTTCTAGTGACTACAAGCTGAGATTCATTCTCCTTTGAAGGAACAAGTGGCAACATGGCCATTCAGCCGACAGAATCATTTTTTGCTTAATCCCTTAAAGAAACCATCGCAAAATGCTAAATTCTTGAGAAAAGTTTTGAGAGCCCtaaaaagtcataaaatacaAATGAGGCACCATGAATCGCTTCACTTTAGTGCAGGATATATTTTAGCTTGAATTCTGAAATTTTTTAATAGAACAGTAAAAAGCCATAAATTTCTTTTATAAGGCTAAAAAAAGCATGTTGTGCTAGGCAGATGATTCATTTACATCACGAGATGTCAAACTATAAAGTGTGGTTCAATTCTTCTACCTCACTGTGCCATAATATACTATAATTTGCCTAGATTACACCTTCTTCCATAAGGCTATTCTATTAGTCCTATAAGCTAGATCAGAATTTCACAAATGTTAGCAGCCCCTCCAAGCAATGTTAAAAAGAGGAACTTTATTTTGCTGCAAGGAATAATAGAAAGATGTATAATAAAAATTGCTGTCATTATAGTAAGTTAATTGAGGTTATTTCACAAGCTTTCACATTCTTTTTTCCTCTGCTGCATTCTGTATGCTACTGACCtctaaaactgtttttaattctttttgtATGTAGTTAACTAAGATAGTTGAAGTGCATTTAATTTTGCACTTCAGAGATTTGTATGCACCTTTCCTGTATGACGCATGTATCTGTTTCACTTGTCCTCTTGTttttattgtgtatatatatgtaatgTAAAATTTCGTCAATGAAAAAAACTGGACAAAGAAGGAGGGACATTGTTTTTACATGCATGTAAGTAGCTATTAAAAGGGCAAATATAAGTCCCCCCTCCCAAAACAAatactgtatttttcttttaaatcaagatattgATGCTTATTGGAAGCATGCTTAGATATGGCTAGTTCATGAATTGGTCTCTCACCAAAGAACAACTCTTAAATCAAATTTTTCTAAACTGACTAAATTTTTAACATTCCAGTTACTGACAGTGCACTCACTGAATAGCATAGCCTgaaacttatttttaaacatttctttaaacAGGTTTATAAGGGCTTTGCTCCATTCTAGCTGACGTTTAAAGGTACTTTTCAGCAAGGAATCTGATTATGGCCCTATGATGGGGTTCCCCCATCACCTGCTAGAGAAGGGAGAAAACCCCCAATTAGAGATACATTCAACATCTGTGGGGTGCTTTGGCTGATTGCCTTCTAGCCAGAGAGGGCACAGCTAGATGATGATTCACTGGACACCTGGACATTATAAGTAGACTGAAGGACctcaagcaagctagagataacgatgaatggcttgccaattacagaaccagtttctcctctcttggttttcacacctcaactgctagaacagggcctcatcctccctgattaaactgacctcgttatctctagcttgcttgctagcacacatatatatacctgcccctggatatttccattacatgcatctgaggaagtgggtattcacccacgaaagctcatgctccaaaacgtctgttagtctataaggtgccacaggattctttgctgcttttacagatccagactaacacggctaccctctgatacttgaaggaCCTCAGTAAGGGAAAGAACTGCAGAAAAGGCAGGACTCTCCTGCAAGGATAGACTCATGAAGGGCAAGGAAGGCTCTTGTGAGGGAAGTCTGGATGGGAGGACTGAGAGGGAAGCTGGCAACCTTGTACCTGGGGAGGGCCAGAAGGACCTTTCTGTTTATGGTTGATTGGAACTTATTACATTGGACTTTGGATATCCTGGAAGGGGATGAGAGTGGAGAAGTGAGCAGCTAGGCCAAAGAACAGAAAAATTAAGGGCAAGCTGGTGTAGGGCAGAGTAAGCAGCAAAAGGAATACTAGAGGTGCAGATCAGTGCAATGCCATGCCCTGATACCAGGAGGCCTACGTCCATGAGAAGGAACAGTGACAGGCCCCAATCTTTATGTACATAAATGCTCAACATGCTGGGAAATGcaccaatattaaaaaaaattacaaacaaacaacccccacaaaaaagagaaaaataccaCATACTGTTTTCAGTTATagtcattttttaattatttgtaaataCACTAGGAACAGCATTTTCAGAGAGAGGCGATTTTTCAGGTTGTTTTCTTTAATTTGAAATGTTAAAGATATCAATAAATGTGGCAGCTTTACAATATATTTGGTCTGACTTTCTACTCAGGGTGTGTACAATAGGTTATTCCTCTTAGTTCTCACTCTGCATGTGAATGACCCACTCCAACTTCCCTTAGACACTTCTCTGTGAACCCCCAAATATCTACAGGGAAGAGCAAAATGTAATATGGTCAGTTAGATTTTAACATGATTCAACTGAGATTCAAGATCTCAAAAGTTTTCATTCATTATTCAATCTAGTAAAGAAATTTATGGAAGTAGTGTTTAGATTAGTTCAAAATTAACTAATGTTAGCAAGGTTTAATGACCAAAACAACTTACCAAGCATCTAAAATAATATGCTATTCTTTTATAAAGAAACAGATAATTACagagatttagaatatttttgaTATATAATTGCTTGACGTGCTTTGTTATCCCACCAACTAGAAAGAAATTCTGTGTACATTCTGTAGAACAAAAGAATAATTTTCcacatttaatacatttaaaaattcagaatCTTAATTAAAAGATTGGAAGTTCAGAtggaaataaaaatggaaaaaaaataagtgtCATCCTTTCACTCAGATCTTTAATATTTTGATCCATTTTCCAAAAACATACAGCAGATGTTTAAAGTCTTCTGGTCTTATCAAGGATATTATCATTGCTTTCCAGTTACTCCCTCTTTCCTAAACGTGTCGTTTCCAAATCTATCACCACCcatacagatatttttaaaactagTATTGAAGATTTGGGTCCAAATTTGTATCTTGGTTACATCAGCACAACTGAGacaagaatctggcccatagcttTTTAATAAGAATGCCTCTTTGCCATTGTCACAAGAG
It encodes:
- the BNC1 gene encoding zinc finger protein basonuclin-1; this translates as MLYGTQAIPVRLKILLDRLFSVLKQEEVIQILHALDWTLQDYIRGYVLQDASGKVLDHWSIMTNEEELATLQQFLRFGETKSIVELMAIQEKEGQSIIIPTTTTNLDIRAFIESCNQRSPSLSSSVDKMSPANIHHFENIVNNMAFMLPFQFFSPVPPPLIGSPPERHLLEQGQDRSNETKQDVQIPFSESSFLISSSTSFQVENERSINSPDATTKTEDDAPLSDSSSHNTITKLERTELSPENKMKSIEKNGIGPRKGRVFCTACEKTFYDKGTLKIHYNAVHLKIKHKCTIEGCNMVFSSLRSRNRHSANPNPRLHMPMNRNNRDKDLRNSLTIAGPEETKRMDFTILTPDSRPITSYVSHCTDSKVQSSFPSIGQNGVLFPNLKTVQPVLPFYRSPVTPAELANTPGILPSLPLISSSIPEQLVAKGLPFDALPKKKSRKSSMPIKIEKEAVETANENSNLASLEDDTPLQVVSDGELETCEHRIEKQMNDRVEKHPISGNSWKSLSGVEGPKYFDSVIEPNNKYIKETSENELDHSKREVTPEENQALKIASHEMVSEDPEHHHSDVIKPVTTSSLYIKEQSKHRIPNNDCTELPHHLLTGGLFSALSNRGAAIPCLEDSKDMDHISQHTLGIQKAESRFHCDICKKTFKNPYSVKMHYKNVHLKEMHICTVEGCNAAFPSRRSRDRHSSNLNLHHKLLTKDTLDFKDNYFNATYLLKDMAKEVCQDVSLKQHVGQTSVIFKGMNRTGSLVFPLSKIREPCSENYGYDPMNDGAVLDLSTTSSIKSESSAHSSWDSDGGSEECIMPLDDSDESCEGPSLIPNEELYPDCSVIEKANQSITNLPSNLPITCHICQKNYSNKGTFRAHYKTVHLRQLHKCKVPGCNTMFSSVRSRNRHSQNPNLHRSLTRSPNSLQ